A genomic stretch from Acidobacteriota bacterium includes:
- a CDS encoding L-threonylcarbamoyladenylate synthase gives MKRLIKIDPENPDFKRIEEVAFYLKEGKIMVYPTDTFYGLGGDPYNREVVERIYRIKERERGKPIPVIVSDVKMAEEMAGSIPDIFYKLVEKFWPGALTVVLKASSKAPRSIMANSNSIGVRIPNSKFCVELIRTCEFPITSTSANVSGEHEISSPERAIKDLLNKVELLIDGGNTKGFRPSTVIDLSSGRLTILREGAIRKDDILSVCKNRA, from the coding sequence ATGAAAAGATTGATAAAAATAGACCCTGAAAATCCTGATTTCAAAAGAATTGAAGAAGTTGCATTTTATCTAAAAGAAGGGAAAATAATGGTTTATCCAACCGATACTTTCTACGGACTGGGTGGAGACCCCTACAATAGAGAGGTGGTGGAAAGGATCTACAGAATCAAAGAGAGAGAAAGGGGCAAGCCAATTCCAGTGATTGTATCAGATGTAAAGATGGCAGAAGAAATGGCTGGAAGCATTCCAGATATATTTTACAAATTAGTTGAAAAATTCTGGCCGGGGGCTCTTACTGTTGTTTTAAAAGCATCATCAAAAGCGCCACGCTCTATAATGGCTAACAGTAATTCGATAGGCGTTAGAATCCCAAATTCCAAATTCTGTGTAGAACTTATTCGAACCTGCGAATTTCCTATTACGTCAACTTCAGCAAATGTATCGGGTGAGCATGAAATTTCTTCACCAGAGAGAGCTATTAAAGATCTTCTGAATAAGGTAGAGTTACTGATTGACGGTGGAAATACCAAAGGATTCAGACCTTCTACAGTTATAGATTTATCTTCAGGCAGATTAACTATTCTCCGGGAAGGAGCAATCAGAAAAGATGATATCTTATCTGTTTGTAAAAATAGAGCATAG
- a CDS encoding bifunctional oligoribonuclease/PAP phosphatase NrnA has protein sequence MKKYSEVINKIKKKINFSKSIVISSHLRPDGDSIGSGLALKLMFNKLNKSADFINKDNTPFPFMNLPGADEIIIGQIPSSKYDLVILLECSEIDRSGQENISNSFIINVDHHTINGKYGNINWIDEKASALGEMIFYLAKSLRVEIDQKIATNLYGAIASDTGFFRFSNTTPESLEICSYLAKKGVNPHSVSNMLIDNNTYQRIKLQGLVLSTLNLEENGKLAHITMFKKFLDELHLKEVDTEEIISLVRSIRGVEIVLFFKEISHNNFRISIRSKGDINSGKLAENFGGGGHYHAAGFSLSGKYEDVVKCAIKEIKTRINF, from the coding sequence ATGAAGAAATATTCAGAAGTAATAAATAAAATCAAGAAAAAAATTAATTTTAGCAAATCAATTGTTATTTCATCCCATTTAAGACCCGATGGAGATTCAATTGGCTCAGGACTTGCATTAAAATTAATGTTCAATAAATTAAATAAATCTGCAGATTTCATAAATAAAGACAATACTCCTTTTCCTTTTATGAATCTTCCAGGAGCTGACGAAATAATAATAGGTCAGATTCCTTCTTCAAAATATGACCTGGTAATTCTTTTAGAGTGCAGTGAAATTGATCGTTCAGGCCAGGAAAACATCTCAAATAGTTTTATCATAAACGTGGATCACCATACAATCAATGGAAAATATGGAAACATCAACTGGATCGATGAAAAAGCTTCTGCATTGGGTGAAATGATCTTTTACCTCGCAAAAAGCCTGAGAGTGGAAATTGATCAAAAAATTGCCACAAATCTTTATGGAGCAATTGCTTCTGATACTGGTTTCTTCAGATTTTCAAATACAACACCAGAATCCCTTGAAATCTGTTCATATCTTGCAAAAAAAGGCGTTAACCCTCATTCAGTATCAAATATGCTAATCGACAATAACACCTACCAAAGAATCAAACTTCAAGGACTTGTTCTCTCCACTTTAAATTTAGAGGAAAATGGAAAATTAGCCCATATTACAATGTTCAAGAAATTCCTCGATGAGCTCCATCTGAAAGAAGTGGACACAGAAGAGATAATTTCTCTTGTTAGATCTATAAGAGGGGTTGAAATTGTTCTTTTCTTTAAAGAAATCTCGCATAATAATTTCAGAATAAGTATCAGATCAAAAGGGGATATAAATTCTGGAAAATTAGCTGAGAATTTTGGAGGTGGTGGACATTACCACGCTGCTGGCTTCTCTCTTTCAGGAAAGTATGAAGATGTGGTAAAATGTGCCATAAAAGAAATAAAAACCAGAATTAATTTCTAA
- the rbfA gene encoding 30S ribosome-binding factor RbfA produces MKLNFFEMDRRKERIGSLLKEEISKIILYQMKNPKIGFITVTDVRMSGDLKIASVYISVLSEKSMKENTIEILNNSKGYIRREIAKKLNLKWNPEINFYLDNSHIIGEKIDKILRKKD; encoded by the coding sequence TTGAAACTAAATTTTTTTGAGATGGACAGAAGAAAAGAAAGAATAGGAAGTCTTTTGAAGGAAGAAATTTCGAAAATTATACTTTATCAGATGAAAAACCCAAAAATAGGCTTTATAACTGTAACTGATGTGAGAATGAGTGGAGACTTAAAAATTGCAAGTGTTTATATAAGTGTCCTATCTGAAAAAAGTATGAAGGAAAATACAATCGAAATATTGAATAACTCAAAGGGTTACATCAGAAGAGAAATAGCTAAAAAATTAAACTTGAAATGGAATCCTGAAATAAATTTTTATTTAGACAACTCCCACATTATCGGAGAAAAAATAGATAAGATTCTCAGAAAAAAGGATTGA
- a CDS encoding DUF503 domain-containing protein, producing MIIGLCSFEIWIPYSRSLKEKRAVIRKIIEKIKPKYNVSISEIDFQNLWQRAKIGIVSINAEKSVIEKVFNSILKDLENSLDGHILNFETKFF from the coding sequence ATGATAATCGGATTATGTTCTTTTGAAATCTGGATACCATACTCCAGAAGTCTTAAAGAAAAGAGAGCGGTAATCAGAAAAATTATTGAAAAAATAAAACCTAAATATAATGTTTCAATTTCTGAAATCGATTTTCAGAATCTCTGGCAAAGGGCCAAGATAGGGATAGTCTCAATAAATGCAGAGAAAAGTGTTATAGAGAAAGTGTTTAATTCAATTCTAAAAGACCTTGAAAATAGTTTAGATGGGCATATATTAAATTTTGAAACTAAATTTTTTTGA
- the infB gene encoding translation initiation factor IF-2 — protein sequence MDNIKIHELAKKLNKPSREIIEILEKYGISTKSSQKTISSEIAKEIEKHFKQKPKEKKEVGAKQIVREKPKKAEKKKIPKKVKEEKLREEKLEEIKIEEPIVIKETIEEKKTEELKEEIKKEIIPEKVPIKIREGISLRELSERAGIKAKDIIQKLFFKGIMLTVNKSLDRSLIEMISKEFNLNIEILSFEEEISLEIEEKPEDLRPRPPVVTVMGHVDHGKTTLLDYIRKTRVAEKEAGGITQHIGAYKVNVKRREITFIDTPGHEAFTRMRARGTKVTDIVVLVVAADDGVMPQTVEAIRHSQAAKVPIIVAINKIDKPETNVERVKKQLSSHGIVTEDWGGNTVSVEISAKTGKGIEELLEMILLVGDLQDLKANPNALAQGIILESKLDPKKGSLGTVLIQKGTLHEGDFFLSGSILGKVRALFNENGLRVNHAGPSTPVVVMGFDEVPEIGQTFQAVKNIEKAKQIALYRKEKIKESMERVPSKITLENLFKKIEEGKFRELPVIIKADVQGSVEVVEDALLKLGSEKLKINITHSSPGAPSESDILLASASNGIIIGLNVRPPRKVVELAQQEKVEMRLYTVIYELINDIKNALAGMLQPEFREVYLGTAEVKKTFRISRVGIVAGCYVNDGKIAKNAEVRIIRENKIVFTGKIASLRRFENDMDEVKNGLECGIAIERFNDIKPGDLIEAFVREKIQ from the coding sequence ATGGACAACATCAAGATTCATGAATTAGCAAAAAAACTTAACAAACCGTCCAGAGAAATAATTGAAATACTCGAAAAATATGGCATCTCTACAAAAAGCTCACAAAAAACAATAAGCTCAGAAATTGCAAAAGAAATTGAGAAACACTTCAAACAGAAGCCTAAAGAAAAAAAAGAAGTCGGGGCAAAACAAATTGTCAGAGAGAAACCAAAAAAAGCAGAAAAGAAAAAAATACCCAAAAAGGTTAAGGAAGAAAAATTGAGAGAAGAAAAGTTAGAAGAAATAAAAATTGAAGAACCTATAGTAATTAAAGAAACAATAGAAGAAAAAAAGACTGAGGAACTAAAAGAAGAAATTAAAAAAGAGATCATACCTGAAAAAGTTCCTATTAAAATCAGAGAGGGTATTTCTCTTAGAGAGCTATCTGAAAGAGCAGGTATTAAAGCAAAAGATATAATTCAGAAATTATTTTTCAAAGGAATCATGCTTACAGTAAACAAATCTCTTGATAGAAGTTTAATTGAGATGATATCAAAAGAATTCAATTTAAATATCGAGATTTTATCTTTTGAAGAAGAAATCTCCCTGGAAATTGAAGAAAAACCTGAGGATTTAAGGCCAAGACCCCCTGTTGTAACGGTAATGGGGCATGTAGACCATGGAAAAACTACTCTCCTCGATTACATAAGAAAAACCCGGGTCGCAGAGAAAGAAGCAGGAGGAATTACCCAGCATATCGGAGCTTATAAAGTAAATGTCAAAAGAAGAGAAATAACTTTCATCGATACTCCTGGCCATGAAGCTTTCACAAGAATGAGAGCAAGGGGTACAAAAGTAACTGATATCGTTGTTCTGGTGGTAGCTGCAGATGATGGAGTAATGCCCCAAACAGTAGAAGCCATTCGTCATTCACAGGCCGCAAAGGTTCCAATAATCGTGGCTATAAATAAAATAGATAAACCAGAGACAAATGTTGAAAGAGTTAAAAAACAGCTTTCAAGTCATGGAATAGTTACTGAGGACTGGGGAGGAAATACAGTATCTGTAGAAATTTCAGCAAAAACTGGAAAAGGCATAGAAGAATTACTCGAGATGATTCTCTTAGTTGGTGACCTCCAAGATTTAAAGGCAAACCCAAATGCCCTTGCTCAGGGTATAATATTAGAAAGCAAGCTTGATCCAAAAAAAGGGTCTCTCGGAACAGTTTTGATTCAAAAAGGAACTCTTCATGAGGGAGATTTCTTTCTTTCAGGGTCAATTCTCGGTAAAGTAAGAGCTCTCTTCAATGAAAATGGCCTCAGAGTGAATCATGCAGGTCCTTCAACTCCAGTTGTTGTAATGGGATTTGACGAAGTTCCTGAAATAGGACAGACTTTTCAGGCAGTAAAAAATATAGAAAAAGCAAAGCAGATTGCGCTTTATAGAAAAGAAAAAATCAAAGAAAGTATGGAAAGAGTACCGTCAAAGATAACTCTTGAAAATCTCTTTAAAAAAATAGAAGAGGGAAAATTCAGAGAGCTTCCTGTAATTATAAAAGCAGATGTCCAGGGTTCAGTTGAAGTTGTCGAAGATGCATTATTGAAATTAGGAAGCGAAAAATTAAAGATAAACATAACTCATAGCTCTCCTGGAGCTCCTTCTGAATCTGATATACTCCTTGCATCTGCTTCAAATGGTATCATAATAGGCCTAAATGTACGGCCTCCGAGGAAAGTAGTAGAGCTTGCCCAACAAGAAAAAGTTGAAATGAGACTCTATACTGTTATTTACGAATTGATTAACGACATAAAAAATGCCCTTGCTGGAATGCTTCAACCAGAATTTCGAGAAGTATACCTGGGAACAGCTGAAGTAAAAAAGACATTTAGAATATCAAGGGTTGGAATTGTTGCGGGATGCTATGTAAATGATGGAAAAATTGCAAAAAATGCTGAGGTAAGAATTATAAGGGAAAACAAAATTGTTTTTACTGGAAAAATAGCATCTTTAAGGAGATTTGAGAATGACATGGATGAGGTTAAAAATGGTCTTGAATGTGGAATTGCAATAGAAAGATTCAATGATATCAAACCAGGAGATTTAATAGAGGCGTTCGTCAGGGAAAAGATCCAATGA
- the nusA gene encoding transcription termination factor NusA, with translation MENNLIKMIREISAERKISPQAVFKAIKEAISEASKKYFGANEIVDVDFNEKTGEVKVYVKKKVVQKVVNEAKEIAWEQARKIFPDVKIGKIVEINLPAETLGRIAAQVAKNIIFQKVREAEKEMVFREFSPKIGELTFGIIRRFDNDDVIVDLEKAEGVLPKKERPENETYPRGDMIKVLIKNVLKDSKGPQVILSRSDPKFLIKLLELEIPEISEGIIEIKGISRIPGERSKVAVWSKEKDVDPVGSCIGMKGARISSLLKELRGEKIDIIPWSPNIEEYVRAALSPAKVDKISILNTKERTAEIIVSSDQLSLAIGKKGHNVKLASRLLEWKIEIKSNEEKIDEILKKIEGEKN, from the coding sequence ATGGAAAACAATCTTATCAAAATGATCAGGGAAATAAGTGCGGAGAGAAAAATCTCTCCCCAAGCTGTCTTTAAGGCAATAAAAGAAGCTATCAGTGAAGCATCAAAAAAATACTTTGGAGCTAATGAAATTGTTGATGTGGATTTCAATGAAAAAACAGGAGAGGTTAAAGTATATGTTAAGAAAAAAGTTGTCCAGAAAGTAGTAAATGAAGCGAAAGAAATCGCCTGGGAACAGGCAAGAAAAATTTTCCCGGATGTAAAGATAGGGAAGATTGTTGAGATCAATCTTCCTGCTGAAACTTTGGGGAGAATTGCAGCTCAGGTTGCAAAAAACATAATCTTTCAAAAAGTTAGAGAAGCTGAGAAAGAAATGGTTTTCAGAGAATTTTCTCCAAAAATAGGAGAATTAACCTTTGGAATAATCCGAAGGTTTGACAACGACGATGTAATTGTAGACCTTGAAAAAGCAGAAGGAGTTCTTCCAAAAAAGGAAAGGCCGGAAAATGAAACCTATCCAAGGGGTGACATGATTAAGGTACTGATAAAGAATGTTTTAAAAGATTCAAAAGGCCCTCAGGTTATCCTTTCGAGGTCAGACCCTAAGTTTCTTATAAAGCTATTGGAATTAGAAATTCCTGAAATATCCGAAGGTATAATTGAGATAAAGGGAATATCAAGGATTCCAGGGGAAAGGTCAAAGGTTGCAGTATGGTCAAAAGAGAAAGATGTTGACCCCGTTGGGTCCTGTATTGGAATGAAAGGAGCAAGAATAAGTTCCCTTCTAAAAGAACTCAGGGGAGAAAAGATTGATATAATTCCATGGTCACCCAACATAGAAGAATATGTAAGAGCCGCTCTGAGCCCTGCGAAGGTTGACAAAATATCAATTCTAAATACAAAAGAAAGAACAGCAGAAATTATAGTATCTTCAGATCAGCTCTCCCTTGCAATTGGAAAAAAAGGACATAACGTAAAGCTGGCATCAAGATTATTAGAGTGGAAAATTGAGATAAAAAGCAACGAGGAAAAGATAGATGAGATACTGAAAAAAATTGAAGGAGAAAAAAATTAA